The Streptomyces luteogriseus genome includes a window with the following:
- a CDS encoding YifB family Mg chelatase-like AAA ATPase: protein MAFARTCSVALVGVEGVVVEVQADLEPGVAAFTLVGLPDKSLTESKDRVRAAVVNSGAAWPQKKLTVGLSPASVPKSGSGFDLAVAAAVLGAAERIDPRVLADIVMIGELGLDGRVRPVRGVLPAVLAAADAGYEQVVVPECAAAEASLVPGVSVLGVRSLRQLIAILADEPVPDEEQDDQGRPDPLLAGLRVPGTGAATGMHSAGTAHDHGHDLADVVGQTSARTAVEVAAAGGHHLFLEGPPGAGKTMLAERLPAILPRLGRQESLEVTAVHSVAGLLPPGKPLIDVAPYCAPHHSATMQALVGGGQGIARPGAVSLSHRGVLFLDETPEFNSQALDALRQPLEAGHVVIARSAGVVRFPAKFLMVLAANPCPCGRFSRRDDLCECPPSVIRRYQARLSGPLLDRVDLRVEVDRITRTELTALGARGESTATVADRVRAARERSVERLAGTPWCTNSEVPGRELRSRWYAVPGAMDEAERNLERGVLTARGLDRVLRVAWTVADLVGHDRPDATDVALALQLRTGVPRGVPMAIGALT, encoded by the coding sequence ATGGCATTCGCCCGTACGTGTTCGGTGGCCCTGGTCGGCGTCGAGGGCGTGGTCGTCGAGGTGCAGGCCGATCTCGAACCCGGCGTCGCGGCCTTCACGCTGGTGGGGCTGCCCGACAAGAGCCTCACGGAGAGCAAGGACCGGGTGCGCGCCGCGGTCGTCAACTCGGGCGCGGCCTGGCCCCAGAAGAAGCTCACGGTCGGCCTGAGCCCCGCCTCGGTGCCGAAGTCCGGCAGCGGCTTCGATCTGGCCGTCGCGGCGGCGGTGCTCGGCGCGGCGGAGCGGATCGACCCGCGCGTTCTCGCCGACATCGTGATGATCGGCGAACTGGGACTGGACGGGCGGGTGCGGCCCGTGCGGGGGGTGCTGCCGGCGGTGCTGGCGGCCGCCGACGCGGGATACGAGCAGGTGGTGGTGCCTGAGTGCGCCGCCGCCGAGGCGTCCCTGGTGCCCGGGGTGTCGGTACTGGGCGTCCGCAGCCTGCGGCAGTTGATCGCCATCCTGGCCGACGAACCCGTGCCCGACGAGGAACAGGACGACCAGGGCCGCCCGGACCCGCTCCTCGCCGGGTTGCGCGTGCCGGGGACCGGCGCGGCCACGGGCATGCACAGCGCTGGGACCGCCCACGACCACGGCCATGACCTTGCGGACGTCGTCGGACAGACCTCGGCGCGCACCGCCGTGGAGGTGGCCGCGGCGGGCGGGCACCACCTCTTCCTCGAAGGGCCGCCCGGCGCCGGCAAGACGATGCTCGCCGAACGGCTGCCGGCCATCCTGCCCCGGCTCGGCCGGCAGGAGTCGCTGGAGGTCACCGCGGTCCACTCGGTGGCGGGCCTGCTGCCCCCGGGCAAGCCACTGATCGACGTCGCCCCCTACTGCGCGCCGCACCACTCGGCGACGATGCAGGCCCTCGTCGGCGGCGGCCAGGGCATCGCGCGGCCGGGGGCGGTGTCGCTGTCCCATCGCGGGGTGCTGTTCCTCGACGAGACGCCGGAATTCAACAGCCAGGCCCTGGACGCCCTGCGCCAGCCGCTGGAGGCGGGGCATGTCGTGATCGCGCGCAGTGCGGGCGTCGTGCGCTTCCCGGCGAAGTTCCTCATGGTGCTCGCGGCCAACCCCTGTCCGTGCGGCCGGTTCTCGCGGCGGGACGACCTGTGCGAGTGCCCGCCCTCGGTGATCCGCCGCTACCAGGCCAGGCTCTCCGGCCCGCTGCTGGACCGGGTCGACCTGCGCGTCGAGGTGGATCGCATCACCCGCACCGAGCTGACCGCCCTCGGCGCCAGGGGCGAGTCGACCGCGACGGTCGCCGACCGGGTGCGGGCGGCCCGGGAGCGGTCCGTGGAGCGTCTCGCGGGCACCCCCTGGTGCACGAACAGCGAGGTGCCCGGCCGCGAGCTGCGCAGCCGCTGGTACGCCGTGCCCGGCGCGATGGACGAGGCCGAGCGGAACCTGGAGCGGGGCGTCCTGACCGCCCGCGGCCTCGATCGCGTCCTGCGCGTGGCCTGGACCGTCGCCGATCTCGTCGGCCACGACCGGCCCGACGCCACGGACGTCGCCCTCGCGCTCCAGCTGCGCACCGGTGTGCCGCGCGGCGTCCCCATGGCCATCGGGGCGCTGACATGA
- a CDS encoding YraN family protein, with protein sequence MIVGAGGGADMAAQLARSAMGKYGESLAARRLAEAGLTVLERNWRSGRTGEIDIVARDGDVLVVCEVKTRREGPFEHPMAAVTPQKAERLRDLAERWIQTHGGAPPGGVRIDVVGVLLPARGAAVVEHVRGVA encoded by the coding sequence GTGATCGTTGGCGCCGGAGGTGGTGCCGACATGGCCGCACAGCTGGCACGCAGTGCCATGGGGAAGTACGGGGAGAGCCTGGCCGCACGACGGCTGGCCGAGGCCGGTCTGACGGTCCTGGAGCGCAACTGGCGCTCCGGCCGGACCGGCGAGATCGACATCGTGGCCAGGGACGGGGACGTCCTGGTCGTCTGCGAGGTGAAGACCCGCAGGGAAGGCCCCTTCGAGCATCCTATGGCGGCCGTGACCCCGCAGAAGGCGGAGCGGCTGCGGGACCTGGCCGAGCGGTGGATCCAGACCCACGGGGGCGCGCCGCCCGGCGGGGTCCGCATCGACGTGGTCGGGGTGCTGCTGCCGGCCCGCGGCGCCGCCGTGGTCGAGCACGTGCGGGGGGTGGCCTGA